gtataaattCATTCTTTAATTGTAATAACATAATATGACTTCCAAAAGCTGAAgttattactttaatttatatttgttagaATCTgaataactcaatattttaactaattgcaaaagctgaaaaatcaataaatgtcTACTGATTAATCAGCGAAATAATCAATGATTAGTCGATTAATCGCTCTAATAATCACTAGATTAACCGATTATCATAATGattgtttgttgcagccctagtgtgtgagatttgtgtgtgtgtgtgtgtgtgtgtgtagggagagagagactgtgtatgagatcgtgtgtgtgtgtgtgtgtgtgtgtgtgtgtgtgtgtgtgtgtgtgtgagggagagagagactgtgtatgagtgtgtgtgtgtgtgtgtgtgtgagggaagtTCAGAAAGGAGACTGAAGTCACAGGAAGCGTCTCTTAGCAACTGCAGGACGTTGATTACTGGAGCAAACGGATATAAACAgacctggacacacacacacacacacacacacacacagtgttattCAGTGTCAGTGTGATATTTCCTCTTTCTGTTTCTTGTAATGTGAGCGCGTCAGCTGCTTTCAGTGTCTCACGCTGTGGCACAGGCCGCggtgcgctgtgtgtgtgtgtgtgtgtgtgtgaggctgttAGATCATGTCCCGGTGGGCCAGTTCTTGTGGAGGGTCTGGTGCGGGATGTTTGACCATCAGTGATCGCTGCGGTCAGAGGCGCCACACACGTGACTCACGCGTGTTTGAGCATCTCTCGTCACACTGGTTcagagctccctctgctggtgtgCTCCAGCAGTCTCTGCTCAGGTTCACATGTATTTCTGCAGTTCAGTGCCCAGGAGCTTTTAACATCAGTCATTTAGATGTTAGTGCTGATGTACGTGTGTAAAATAATCTTTGAAAGATTCATTAATCATACAGCAGAGCTGCATCAAAAGGAGATTTACAATACAGATACTCTTGTCATTTTACTGAAAgagttaaagtaatagttcaccctaGAACGAAGATGTGTACACCGTCAGTTCAtcccagatcaggatgagtttgtttcttcatcaggtttgtagaaatgtagcactgcatcagtgtctcatcaatgggtgccgtcagaatgaggcagaaatccaggaagcattattatggaatatggatttgtattttagataaaaacatcttaatgctggatgtgtttcagctttcgtcttctccagatgttcactgatggactggagtgctgtggattacttgtggattattgtgatgttttttatcagctgtttggactctcattctgaccgccacccattcactgcagagcatccattgatgagacactgatgcagtgctacatttctacaaacctgatgaagaaacaaacccagcTACATCTCCTATGACCTGAGAGAGAGCACATTTTCTTTGTTGGGTCAGCTTTACAGTAGGTCATGCTAATGCGTGagtgtgctgtgattgacagGAGACCGTGTCTGTCGGTACACCAGTGAGAGACGTCTTCTGTTCTCATGGTGTTGTGTCCACTGAACCCTTCCGCAGCTCTTACATACGAGCGCAGCCCTTCGACGAGGCTCTTACTGCCAGCCAGCGGTTCCTGCCTCCAcaggtacaacacacacacacacacactcactaacacacacacacacacactcactaacacacacacactcactcactcacacactcactcactcacactcacacacacgtgtacacacactcacgcaccacgcgcacacacactcactcacacacacaccacacacacacacactcactcactcacacactcaccactcactcactcactcacacacacacacacacacacacacacacacacacacacacatcatcactcaccgcgcacacacacacactcacacactcactcactcacactcccctccacacactcactcccacacacacactcaccactcactcacaccacactcacacacacacacgcacacacacacactcacatcacacccgctcactcactcactcacacacacacactacacacacacacacaccacacacttcactcccacacacatacacacacactcactcactcactcactcacacacactcactcactcactcaaacactctcacacacacacactctccctctctcacacacacacactcactcactataccacacatcacacacacacactcacacacacacactcactcactctcacacacacacacacactcactcacacacacacgcactctcactcacacacacacactcactcacacacacacacactctcacactcactcacacacacacacacacacactcactcacactcacacacacactcacgcgcacacacacacacacacacacgcactctcactcacacacactctcactcacacactcactcacacacacacactcactcacaccacacctcaccacactcacacacacacacacacacactcactcactcacactcacacacacactcactcactcacacacacgcacacactctcacacactcactcactcacacgctcacaccTCACACAACACTTCACCTCACTCCtcacaccctctcacacacacactctcacacaacacacacactacactcacacactctcactcacactcacctcactcactcactcactctcactcacacactcactcacacactcactcacacacacacactcacacactcactcacacacacactctcacacacacacacacactcactcactctcacacgcactctcacacacacacactcactcacacacacactcacacacacactctcactcacacacacactcacacacacactcttactcactcactcacactccctcactcacacactcactcactcactcactcactcactctcacacacacacacactcactcacactcactcactcacacactcacactcacactcacgaCACCTCACACACcccactcacactcactcacctcaccacacactctcacacacacacactcacacaactcaCTCACActtctcacactcactcacaccacactctcacacactcacactcactctctcactcactcacacaactcactcacactcacactcacacacacactcacacactcactcacacacacacacacacacacccacacacactcacactcacacgcacacacacacacactctcatcacactcactctcaatcactcactcacacactctctccacatgcacagacacacacacactcacatgcacaacacacacacacacactcactcacatgcacagacacacaaactcactcactcactcacactcacacacacacacaaacactcactcactcactcacacacacacacacacacactctctcacacacacacacacacacagtgtgaaaatatcttgagcttgttttAAACACAGAGCAGAAACCTACCGGATGACGGCACAATTCAGAGACAGTTATAGTTTTTCAGGCTTGTTGATGTTGATGGTCTTTTGTTCCGTTTTTATTCGCAGGTTTCCTTCAACAGCAGGCGGCACGTGAGCTTTCACATGGACGAGGAGGAGATCGTGCGCATCAACCCACGCAAGGACGTCCTCATCCGAGGCTACGAGGACTACCGGCACCCGGTGCTGTGGAAGCAGGACCCGGAGCACGAGGAGCCCGACGCCTCCGCCGCCTTCTCCAAGCTGGAGGGTAAGAAGTGTGAGTTCCTGTACGGCGAGGACCCGGAGCGGCACACCGGCGGCAAGGACCCCGTCAAGACGCAGCAGCCGCCGGCCCTCGGCAAGTGCAAGGCGTCCCGCAGGCGGAGAGAGGACGGAGAGCGCTCGCGCTGCATCTACTGCCGAGAGATGTTCAACCACGAGGACAACCGGCGCGGCCAGTGCCAGGACGCACCCGACCCCATCAAGCAGTGCATCTACAAGGTGAGCTGCATGCTGTGTGCCGAGAGCATGCTGTACCACTGCATGTCCGACTCGGAGGGAGACTTCTCGGACCCGTGCTCCTGCGACGCCAGCGAGGAGCAGTTCTGTGTGCGCTGGCTGGCGCTGCTGGGGCTGTCTCTGCTGGCGCCCTGCATGTGCTGCTATCCACCGCTGCGCGCCTGCCACCGCTGCGGAGAGGCCTGCCGCTGCTGCGGAGGAAAGCACAAGGCCGCGGGCTGAGCGCTGTGTTCTGTGGCCCGAGACGGGCGAAGCGTCACTCACCGCTCGACTGGAGCTTGTGGAGAGAGCGGCCGAGCGCGGAGGAGCTCCTGACGTGAGGAGGAACGTCCTGGAAGCACGGACACCTGGAGGAAGCGCACGTCCACAGCAACACGTCGCATCTAACTATGTGAAGAAATAATAATCCTATCGTGTCTTGTACAGAGATCTAACAAAGGGATTCCCGCTCTTGGCTTTTTCGTGCAGTTATTAACCGTGGCCTTTTCTTTTCGACGCTATCAGTACTAGGCGGAGAAAGCTCTTGTTTTGCTCCCGCATCGTGTTTCCTGAAGCAGAGCGCTGATGTTTTCAATCGAACAGGCACTTATTATAATCCCACAAGCGCTTCGTCTACAGAAGCTGCTTTCAGACGGTTTAAACGCTGAAGAACATCCGACACGGAGGACGTCATTCTCATGGTGGaatataagtgtttattttacatgCATGTTTAAAGCTGATGCCGAATCTTGTTTTGACTAATAATCAGATGTTTTGTGCAAAGATGATCTGTCGGTGTTGTGGGAAAGAACGACGGTTTACTTTCTATGCAAGTATGTCCACGAGACGCTCGGCTGTACATATCAACACTATCCCGCAGTGACCGTACGCATCGTGGTTTGGTTTCACAGCATCATGTACATAAGTCACATCTTAATATTGTTTCACATTGAAAAGTAGTGGAGACGACGGAGGTTTTAATGGAGATTCTCTCTAGTTTTGTATCGCAGAACGACGGACAGTAAATAATGCTCCGAACAAACGTTTTTGAAGCTCGTCTTATGAAGCTGCTGGAAACAATCACTAACCGCATCGCAAGATTTAATCGGATGACTGTTAACCGTGATCTAGTTCTCCAGTATGGTTTAACCCTCGCCGCTCTTTTGTGTTGCTTCTTCTGGTGATCGCTGGCGTCTGTGGAGAACGGCTGATTTCTGCGGCTCCTCGAGGATTATGCAACGCTTTCGCGCGCGTCACGTTGTGTTCATGTGACTACCAGTTTAATCAGGTGCTgctattgttaatttttattggtGTTCTTCTCTATTCCTGGAAGTATGGACCGCTTCTCCAGTGGTTGGCTCTTTCGTGGTGTAGTCGTGTGCTGGTGTTCTGCAGTACAGCGGTGTTTCTGAGCCTGTGAACTCGTTTAGTTTTAGTGCCATCGGCTTCATTCTCCTCCGTCTGAAGAAGTGCCTCGCTCCGCTTCTCTCGCTTTATATCTATGAATAGCTATTTCTATTATGGcttgaaaatactaaatatatgaTGTAATATTTATAGTTCAGTAACTCATGTCATAGATGTATTTTCTGTATACAGATGTAGCTTGTTACTTTCATAAATATACAGTGTAAATATGCATACAGAACTGTTTTTATGTTACAGCATACACTTATTACATCAGTTAACATTACCATGaaaataaagagtttaaaatagtgctgtgtgtttgtgtgtttgtatgtgtgtgtgtgtgtgtgtgtgtgtgtgtgtgcgcgtgtttgtatgcgtgtgtgtgtgcgcgtatgtgtttgtgtgcgtgcgtgtgtatgtgtgtgtgtgtgcgtgcgcgtgcgtttgtgtgcgtgcgtgtgtgtgtgtgtgtgtgcgcgcgtgcgtttgtgtgcgtgcgtgtgtgtgtgtgtgtgcgcgcgtgcgtgtgcgttcgtgtgtgtgtgtgtttgtgtgtgtgtgtatttcagggACAAACGTGTGTCCAGTAATGAGCTCCAGGGATGTTTTCATCTGAGAAACTGTCTAAATAAAGTAAAGCTTGTGTTTTAGTAGTGTTCTCTGTTAGAGTGTGTGTTGTGGAGccccagacaaacacacacaatctctgtTCAACATTTAAACACTTCCACTCAGATGCTGTTATCATATAGACTCTTGCCCAGtcactttattattaaattcacatcAGATACATCTAGCAAACGTTAGATATGACCTGGAATGAAACACACAATTATGCAAGTTACTAAATATAGCTgtcttcatcttcttcatcatcatcatcatcatcatccggTGACCTTCAGAAGCAAAAGATTCTCAAAAAATGTAACATCACTGCTGTAAACATTTCTATTAAATCTTTATCAAATAATGCATAATACAAAACAGACATACACTATCCCATCCAAAACAAAccccttaaaaaacaaaatattaacttaaaaatatctcagaaaaaaaaaaaatgtatactccaccccaaaatgaacattttgtcattaatcaccatgtcgttccaaacctgtaaaagctctgttcatcttcagaacacaatttaagatgttttggatgaaaaccgggaggcttgtgactgtcccatagactggcaaataaataacagtgtctagGTCCAgaaaagacatcgtcagaatactccatctgtcatcagacgtgcaatctgggttatatgaagcgacgggaacactttttgtaagtgaagaaaacaaaaataacgactttattcaataattcttttgtcagcggtctcctctgtgtctctccatatcaccgtatgctgagtatgctcttctgtatcatccgcgccacaaggaggCGCTGTTTCCACGttcagctttgatttgaaagaaaacagcgcatccttgtggttaATAGTCACAACGACATGCAGGGAAACAgatacaatatttctgtttttagtgttcctgttttattttttaaaataaatcaaaccaaTTAAACAACTAACATGAAGCCCAGTTTGGGGAACACTGGTGTAATGTTTAAcgcattttatgatgttgatatcaaataataataatatctttgcTTTATCATATAGATATGGTACATTCAATGGTAAGTTAAAATAAGTTTGATAAAGTAATCTAAAACTATTCTTAAATGAGTAACCTAGACTACGCTCCTAACTACGGTCATGATGAGTCTACCAGCACCTCGTAACTGTCTGACATTCAAgcttaaaacttacatttaatttgactttcatttaaaatttcaatCTTGTTACTACATTCATGTCATTCACAAACAGTGTGTGAAATTAAGGAAATTTCAGCAGCTCATTAAACACACCACAGTACAAAGTGTTTCTCGAGTAAACTCACTTTCAGCACATTGTCACTGTTTCATTCTGAAATACTGTTTAATAACATTCTGTGGTAGAAAATGTGTGTTAGTAAGAAAccaatccagcattaagacgtttttaaactaaaacacgAGTCTATAaacacacttcctccagtgaaaaagtgttctggtgtgaatcaggagagaaatctgcacagatcaagcagtgtttaaacagctctgaacTGATATGTGTCTGGATGTCTCCGgtgagagagagtgaagga
The sequence above is drawn from the Cyprinus carpio isolate SPL01 chromosome A17, ASM1834038v1, whole genome shotgun sequence genome and encodes:
- the spred1 gene encoding sprouty-related, EVH1 domain-containing protein 1 translates to MSEESNPNSDESYACVRAVVMGRDDSSGGWLPLGPGGLSCVTVHKVSRTEADGSSGADFLIHGERLRDKTVLLDCVIRRDLVYNKVNPIFHHWRIGSMKFGLTFQSPADARAFDRGIRRALEDIKQGGALYSDTDAPEDVSSQETVSVGTPVRDVFCSHGVVSTEPFRSSYIRAQPFDEALTASQRFLPPQVSFNSRRHVSFHMDEEEIVRINPRKDVLIRGYEDYRHPVLWKQDPEHEEPDASAAFSKLEGKKCEFLYGEDPERHTGGKDPVKTQQPPALGKCKASRRRREDGERSRCIYCREMFNHEDNRRGQCQDAPDPIKQCIYKVSCMLCAESMLYHCMSDSEGDFSDPCSCDASEEQFCVRWLALLGLSLLAPCMCCYPPLRACHRCGEACRCCGGKHKAAG